The DNA segment GGCGAAGCGTATCTGCCGCAGGCGTCCCGCGAACTCCTCGTCGCACGCCACCACTCCGGCCAGGACGTCGCCGTGCCCGCCGAGGTACTTGGTGGCACTGTGCAGCACCAGCCGGGCGCCGTGCTCGGCGGGGCGTTGCAGGACGGGCGTGGCGAAGGTGTTGTCGGCGAGCAGCGGGACGGAGCCGCAGGCGTGGGCGACGGCCCGCAGGTCGACCTCGGCGAGGGTGGGGTTGGCCGGGGACTCGACCATCACCAGGCCGGTGTCGGGGCGCAGCGCGTCGGCGATGCCGGCCGGGTCGGTCCAGGTCACCTCGGTGCCGAGGAGGCCGGCGGTCAGCAGATGGTCGCTGCAGCCGTACAGGGGCCGTACCGCGACCACATGGCGCAGGCCCGCCGCCGACCGGGCGAGGAGGACGGCGCTGAGCGCGGCCATGCCGCTGGCGAACGCGACGGCCGACTCGGTGCCTTCGAGCCGGGCGAGCGCGGTCTCGAAGCGGGCCACGGTCGGGTTGCCGAGGCGGCCGTAGACGGGCGGTCCGACGGGGTCGGCGCCGTCGGTGGCGAAGGCGTCGATGCGGGCGGCCTCGGCGCGGCTGTCGTAGGAGGGGTAGGTGGTCGACAGGTCGATCGGCGGGGCGTGCAGGCCCTGGCGGGCGAGGTCGTCGCGGCCGGCGTGCACGGCCTCGGTGGCCAGTGCTCTCGATGCGGTGCGTACGGCGTCGTACGCACCCGTGCTCGCTGAGTCCATGGCGGAAAGGGTGAACACCGGACGGGTCCTCGGCGCGGAACACCGTGTTACGTTCGGCGCATGGCTGAATCCGTCGTACTGGATCCGGTGGATCTTCATCTGCTGAGGCTGCTGCAGAACGACGCCCGGACCACGTACCGCGACCTCGCCGCGCAGGTGGGCGTGGCGCCGTCGACCTGTCTGGACCGGGTGACCCGGCTGCGCCGCTCGGGCGTGATCCTCGGCCACGAGCTGCGGCTGGACCCGGCGAAGCTGGGGCGGGGGCTCCAGGCGCTGCTGTCGGTTCAGGTCAGGCCGCACCGGCGGGAGCTGGTGGGGCCGTTCGTCGAGCGGATCCGGGCGCTGCCGGAGTCGCGCACGGTGTTCCATCTGACCGGGCCCGACGACTACCTCGTGCATGTGGCCGTGGCGGACATGGCCGATCTGCAGCGGCTGGTGCTGGACGAGTTCACCTCGCGGCGCGAAGTGGCCCGGGTGGAGACCCGGTTGATCTTCCAGCAGTGGGACTGCGGGCCCCTGCTGCCACCGGTCACGCCCAGAGCCGAATCGGGAACGCCGGGGTGACGTGAGCGTGCCCGGAGTATGAGGATGGGCGGCATGCCTGAGACGAAGATCCCGCTGCCCCGAGAGGTAGCCGACGCCTACGTCGACGAGTACATCGCCCTCGACCCCGTCACCGGTACGTATCTGGGCGTGAAGGAGAGTTCGAGCCGGCTGCCCGACTACTCCCCCGCGGGCCGGCAGGCCGTCGCGGACCTGGCGCGCGCCACGCTCGCGAAGCTCGCGGAGGCCGAGCGGCAGCCCGGCGCGGACAGTGACGCGGAGCGGCGCTGCGCGCGGCTGCTGCGCGAGCGCCTCACCGCCGAACTCGGCGTCCACGAAGGCGAGGAGGACCTGCGCGCGGTCGGCAACCTGCACACGCCGGGGCACGCCGTGCGCGACGTGTTCACGATCACTCCGGCGGACACCGAGGAGGACTGGGCGGCGATCGCGGAGCGGCTGCGCGCGGTCCCGGCCGCCCTGGCGGGCTACCAGGAGTCCCTGGCGCTCGGTATGGAACGCAAGCTGTACGCGGGTCCGCGTCCCACCGCCACGTTCGTGGAGCAGCTCACCGAGTGGTCGGACACGGACGGCGACGGCCGCGGCTGGTACGAGGACTTCGCCTCCGCCGGTCCGGACGCGCTGCGCGCGGAGCTGGACGAGGCGGGCCGTACGGCGACGGCCGCCGTGGTCGCCCTGCGGGACTGGATGCGGGACGTGTACGCGCCGGCCGTCGAGGGTGCCCCGGACGCGGTGGGCCGCGAGCGGTACGCGCGCCTGGCCCGCTACTTCAACGGCACCGACCTCGATCTGGACGAGGCGTACGCCTACGGCTGGTCGGAGTTCCACCGCCTGCTCGGCGAGATGAAGAAGGAGGCCGGGAAGGTCCTGCCCGGCGCGGAGACCCCGTGGGTGGCGCTCGCGCACCTGGACGAGCACGGCCGGCACATCGAGGGCGTGGAGGAGGTGCGCGCGTGGCTCCAGGGCCTGATGGACAAGGCCATCGAGGAACTGGACGGCACCCACTTCGAACTCGCCGAGCGGGTAAGGAAGGTGGAGTCCCGGATCGCCCCGCCCGGCGGTGCGGCGGCCCCGTACTACACGGCCCCGTCGGAGGACTTCTCGCGCCCCGGCCGCACCTGGCTGCCGACGATGGGCCAGACCAGGTTCCCGGTGTACGACCTGGTGTCGACCTGGTACCACGAGGGCGTGCCCGGCCATCATCTCCAGCTGGCGCAGTGGGCGCACGTGGCCGGGAACCTCTCGCGCTACCAGGCCACGCTCGGCGGGGTCAGCGCCAACGCGGAGGGCTGGGCGCTGTACGCGGAGCGCCTGATGGACGAGCTGGGCTACCTGACGGAGCCGGACGAGCGGCTCGGCTATCTGGACGCGCAGATGATGCGCGCGGTCCGGGTGATCATCGACATCGGCATGCACCTGGAGCTGGAGATCCCGGCGGACTCGCCGTTCCACCCGGGTGAGCGCTGGACGCCGGACCTGGCCCAGGAGTTCTTCGCGGCGCACAGCAGCCGTCCGGCGGACTTCGTGGAGAGCGAGCTGACCCGCTACCTGACCATGCCGGGGCAGGCCATCGGCTACAAGCTGGGCGAGCGGGCGTGGCTGCTGGGCCGGGAGAGGGCGCGCGAGCGGCACGGTGACGGCTTCGACCTGAAGGCCTGGCACATGGCCGCGCTGTCGCAGGGGTCGCTCGGTCTGGACGACCTGCTCGACGAGCTGTCGCGGCTCTGAGCCTCGCGGGGCGGCGCACGGGCCCGACGCCGGTGCACCGCCCGCGCGGTCGTCTGCCGTCGCACATGGCGGAGGCGCGTTGATCGTCGCGCATGGCGGAGGTGCGCTGACGTCGAGCATCGCGGAGGCGCGTTGATCAACGCAGCGCTCCACCAGGCTGGTTTTTCAACAGCGCCTCGCGC comes from the Streptomyces sp. NBC_00820 genome and includes:
- a CDS encoding trans-sulfuration enzyme family protein — encoded protein: MDSASTGAYDAVRTASRALATEAVHAGRDDLARQGLHAPPIDLSTTYPSYDSRAEAARIDAFATDGADPVGPPVYGRLGNPTVARFETALARLEGTESAVAFASGMAALSAVLLARSAAGLRHVVAVRPLYGCSDHLLTAGLLGTEVTWTDPAGIADALRPDTGLVMVESPANPTLAEVDLRAVAHACGSVPLLADNTFATPVLQRPAEHGARLVLHSATKYLGGHGDVLAGVVACDEEFAGRLRQIRFATGGVLHPLAGYLLLRGLSTLPVRVRAASATAAELARRLAADPRVARVRYPRLGGAMVAFEVHGDPHGVISRVRLITPAVSLGSVDTLIQHPASISHRIVDADDRRGAGVSDRLLRMSVGLEDVDDLWADLTQALGTTARRPETLGDAVGDGVGAAVGEALREAVG
- a CDS encoding Lrp/AsnC family transcriptional regulator; translated protein: MAESVVLDPVDLHLLRLLQNDARTTYRDLAAQVGVAPSTCLDRVTRLRRSGVILGHELRLDPAKLGRGLQALLSVQVRPHRRELVGPFVERIRALPESRTVFHLTGPDDYLVHVAVADMADLQRLVLDEFTSRREVARVETRLIFQQWDCGPLLPPVTPRAESGTPG
- a CDS encoding DUF885 domain-containing protein, which produces MPETKIPLPREVADAYVDEYIALDPVTGTYLGVKESSSRLPDYSPAGRQAVADLARATLAKLAEAERQPGADSDAERRCARLLRERLTAELGVHEGEEDLRAVGNLHTPGHAVRDVFTITPADTEEDWAAIAERLRAVPAALAGYQESLALGMERKLYAGPRPTATFVEQLTEWSDTDGDGRGWYEDFASAGPDALRAELDEAGRTATAAVVALRDWMRDVYAPAVEGAPDAVGRERYARLARYFNGTDLDLDEAYAYGWSEFHRLLGEMKKEAGKVLPGAETPWVALAHLDEHGRHIEGVEEVRAWLQGLMDKAIEELDGTHFELAERVRKVESRIAPPGGAAAPYYTAPSEDFSRPGRTWLPTMGQTRFPVYDLVSTWYHEGVPGHHLQLAQWAHVAGNLSRYQATLGGVSANAEGWALYAERLMDELGYLTEPDERLGYLDAQMMRAVRVIIDIGMHLELEIPADSPFHPGERWTPDLAQEFFAAHSSRPADFVESELTRYLTMPGQAIGYKLGERAWLLGRERARERHGDGFDLKAWHMAALSQGSLGLDDLLDELSRL